A window of the Scophthalmus maximus strain ysfricsl-2021 chromosome 8, ASM2237912v1, whole genome shotgun sequence genome harbors these coding sequences:
- the inab gene encoding internexin neuronal intermediate filament protein, alpha b translates to MSYGSDAFSSSSSSYRRIFGESPRYASSPSRTAMSASSRGGYRSSSVSRSNVSSLGSYNRKSGRAFSPMPLDTFDVTQSTVLNNEFKIVRTNEKEQMQGLNDRFAMFIDKVRNLEQHNKVLETELVALRQRQAEPSRLAELYQQEIRELRSQLDELNGEKSQLVIERDNIEDDLQKVRGKYEEEFRGREEAEAILKAFKKDVDDATMVRLDLEKKVESLLDEINFLRKVHEEEVAELTDMIQAAQVSVEMEVSKPDLTSALKEIRGQYESMASKNLHSAEEWYKTKFADLSEQANRSNEAIRHSREEVNESRRQLQSKTIEIESLRGTNESLDKQLREMEDRHNAEIGTYQDSMVELENDLRTTKNEMARHLREYQDLLNVKMALDIEIAAYRKLLEGEETRIGTGISYSSPSLGAGFGQGYNYQPRIYTSSGKSSKKDKDEEQQQQQQQPPSKSGGKVTQREVYEETVVTTKKMEKQQDPADSPTNQKN, encoded by the exons ATGAGCTACGGATCTGacgccttctcctcctcctcctcctcctaccgcAGGATTTTCGGGGAATCTCCCCGTTACGCCTCCTCTCCATCGCGGACGGCGATGAGCGCGTCCTCGCGGGGAGGGTACCGGTCCTCCTCCGTGTCCCGGAGCAACGTCTCGTCCCTGGGCTCGTACAACAGAAAGTCCGGCCGCGCCTTCTCACCTATGCCGCTGGACACCTTCGACGTGACACAGAGCACCGTCCTCAACAATGAGTTCAAGATCGTGCGCACCAATGAGAAGGAGCAAATGCAGGGGCTCAACGACCGCTTTGCGATGTTCATCGACAAAGTGCGCAACTTGGAGCAGCACAACAAAGTGCTGGAGACGGAGCTGGTCGCGCTGCGCCAGAGGCAGGCCGAGCCGTCCCGCCTGGCGGAGCTTTACCAGCAGGAAATCCGCGAGCTGCGCTCCCAACTCGACGAGCTGAACGGGGAGAAGTCCCAGCTGGTGATCGAGAGGGACAACATCGAAGACGACCTGCAGAAGGTCAGGGGCAAGTACGAAGAGGAGTTCCGCGGccgggaggaggcggaggccaTCCTCAAGGCGTTCAAGAAGGACGTCGACGATGCCACAATGGTGCGCCTGGACCTGGAGAAGAAGGTCGAATCGCTCCTGGACGAGATCAACTTCCTCAGGAAGGTgcacgaggaggaggtggccgAGCTGACGGACATGATCCAGGCGGCCCAGGTGTCCGTGGAGATGGAGGTGTCCAAGCCCGATCTCACCTCCGCCCTCAAGGAGATCCGCGGCCAGTACGAGTCCATGGCGTCCAAGAACCTGCACTCCGCCGAGGAGTGGTACAAGACCAAGTTCGCGGACCTGTCCGAGCAGGCCAACCGGAGTAACGAGGCCATCCGCCAcagcagggaggaggtgaaCGAGTCCAGGAGGCAGCTGCAGTCCAAGACCATCGAGATCGAGAGTCTGAGGGGAACCAACGAGTCTCTGGACAAGCAACTGCGGGAGATGGAGGACAGGCACAACGCGGAGATTGGAACCTACCAG GATAGCATGGTAGAGCTGGAGAACGATCTGAGGACCACGAAGAACGAGATGGCTCGCCACCTGAGGGAGTACCAGGATCTGCTGAACGTCAAGATGGCCCTGGATATTGAAATTGCAGCTTACAG GAAGCTCCTCGAAGGGGAGGAGACCCGCATTGGGACGGGCATCAGCTACTCCAGCCCCTCCCTCGGCGCCGGTTTTGGGCAAGGCTACAACTACCAGCCTCGCATTTACACCAGCTCCGGCAAGAGCTCCAAGAAGGATAaggacgaggagcagcagcagcagcagcagcagccgccaaGCAAATCTGGAGGCAAGGTGACCCAGCGTGAAGTCTATGAGGAGACAGTGGTCACCACTAAGAAGATGGAGAAGCAGCAAGACCCCGCCGATAGTCCCACCAATCAGAAAAACTAA